CTGGCAGCATTTTCGATGATCGTTTCGCCCTCTGCCAGGGTAGCCGCCATCATCAAGTTTTCCGTCGCTCCAACGCTGGCGATATCTAAGTAAATCTTCGCACCTTTTAATCTCCGGCTGCTGCCAGGGACGTAGGCATTACAAATGCCATGCTCAATCTGCACCTCAGCCCCCATTGCTTGCAGTCCTCGCACATGCAAGTCAACTGGTCTTGCCCCAATAGCACAACCGCCTGGTAAAGGCATCTGTGCTACTCCCAATCTTGCAAGAATGGCTCCAATGGCGAAGAAACTCGCCCTCAGTTGGGTAACTAGTTCGTAGGGAGCTTTTGATGTTTTAATTTCGCTGGCGTTGATGTCTAAAATATCGCCTTGCCGTGTTAAACGTACACCCAAAGCTGATAGCACCTGACCCATCCGGTCTACGTCCGCTAATAAGGGGACATTACGGATACGACAATCGCCCGGACACAGCAAGGCTCCAGCCATGATTACCAGTGCTGCATTTTTTGCCCCGCTAATTTTCACATGACCTCGCAAAGGATGCCCACCCCAAATTTGCAAGACTGAGGAGTCTGCTTCTGGAGCAATTTTGGCATCTGGTAAGCTGGTAGAAGGATTGATAAGCCTACCTCCAAAAGTAATACGTATTTTATATGTTTGAAGTTGGTTTTGATTCTACAGTAAAGATTCAAATTGTCCACATGTTAGGACAACATCTTGCATAAAAAAAATGTTTTTTGGTGAGAAATATGGGCTGGAAATCAGCGCTATCAAGCTTTTTGAGCTTTTAAAAAATTTAATAAAAAAGAATGAATAAGTAGTAGTTTTAAGCAAAATTAAATACTCAGTAAAATGACTTAAGTGTTCCCTAAAAATCAATGCTGTACTGTTCAGTTAATATTTTGATTCGACCTAATTCCCCGAAAAATTCGTTTCCAGTCTGAGCCTCTTAAAGGAGGCATTAGGTTTTCACTTGACAAAGGTAAAACATAACGCAATAATATGAAATTGTCGATAAAGACAAGTGCCAGCGGAACTGGCGGAATTGGCAGACGCGCTAGATTCAGGTTCTAGTGCCGCAAGGCTTCCGGGTTCAAGTCCCGGGTTCCGCATAATTTTCAGTTAGGAGTTAAAAGTGAAGAGTTAGAAGTTGAAAGAAAACTAAAATTAACTCTTAGCTCCATAATTCCTAACTCCTAACTTTTTGATGTTGACCAGTTTACAAAATTCCCTAGTTAAGCAAATTCGCAAACTCCACTCCACCAAAGAGCGGCACAAGCAGCAGTTATTTTTACTGGAAGGGACGCACCTGTTGGAAGAAGCTTGTGCGGTAAATTACCCACTAGAAACAGTGTGTTGTACTTCAGATTGGCAAGCAGCGCACTCGTCACTGTGGGAAAAGGCTTCTAGTAAAAGCGATCGCACCGAGATTGTCAGCGAGGAAGTATTAAATGCGATCGCTACTACAGTCCAACCTGATGGTGTGGTGGCAACGGCAAAACGAACGGATAGCCAAACTCAACTACCATTCACTGGTTTAGTTCTAGCTTTAGAAACGGTACAAGATCCGGGAAACCTGGGTACGATAATTCGGACTGCGGCGGCAGTGGGAGCATCAGGTTTGTG
The Nostoc punctiforme PCC 73102 genome window above contains:
- a CDS encoding TrmH family RNA methyltransferase; the encoded protein is MLTSLQNSLVKQIRKLHSTKERHKQQLFLLEGTHLLEEACAVNYPLETVCCTSDWQAAHSSLWEKASSKSDRTEIVSEEVLNAIATTVQPDGVVATAKRTDSQTQLPFTGLVLALETVQDPGNLGTIIRTAAAVGASGLWVSGDSVDLDSPKVLRASAGQWFRLAMSVTENLKATVQQSQQAGMQVVATLPSATLTYWDVDWRKPSLILLGNEGAGLSADLAAIADKQVRIPLSPGVESLNVAIAAALMLYEARRQMS